In Lacrimispora indolis DSM 755, a genomic segment contains:
- a CDS encoding amino acid ABC transporter permease, giving the protein MIKGLFDAKRWNALFQAFPEYYIPGFLMTLKISLVGLAVALALGVIFGMFSSAKFKLLKIISRIYVEFIQNTPLALQVMCYYSVLPMLFSSSGFRIPKFVLGVIGVGVYHGAYISEVIRTGIEAIPKGQSEAASSQGFSYLETMYHIILPQTIKIIMPPLANQALNLVKNTSILAMVAGMDLMYFTDSWGADRGYFAQAYFTSALMYFIICFPLARLARYLEIRSMRLPIAKTLDLQADEEAAC; this is encoded by the coding sequence ATGATAAAAGGTCTTTTTGATGCAAAACGATGGAATGCCCTGTTTCAGGCATTTCCTGAATATTATATACCTGGCTTTCTTATGACGCTTAAAATATCACTGGTGGGGCTGGCCGTTGCGCTGGCCCTTGGAGTGATATTTGGTATGTTTTCTTCGGCTAAATTTAAGCTGCTTAAGATAATTTCACGAATATATGTGGAATTCATACAGAATACGCCTCTGGCTTTGCAGGTGATGTGCTATTATTCCGTACTGCCCATGTTATTTTCCAGTTCAGGCTTCCGGATCCCCAAGTTCGTTCTGGGAGTGATCGGAGTGGGTGTTTATCACGGCGCCTATATATCGGAGGTCATAAGGACCGGAATCGAAGCCATACCAAAGGGCCAGTCCGAGGCAGCTTCATCTCAGGGCTTTTCCTATCTGGAAACCATGTATCATATCATCCTGCCGCAGACCATAAAGATCATCATGCCTCCCCTTGCAAATCAGGCGCTGAATCTGGTGAAGAACACCTCCATCCTGGCTATGGTGGCCGGTATGGATTTAATGTACTTTACGGATTCCTGGGGCGCTGACAGGGGATATTTTGCCCAGGCGTATTTTACCAGTGCTCTTATGTATTTTATCATCTGTTTCCCTCTGGCAAGGCTGGCCCGCTATTTAGAGATCAGATCCATGCGGCTGCCCATAGCAAAAACGCTTGATCTTCAGGCAGATGAGGAGGCAGCATGTTAG
- a CDS encoding ABC transporter substrate-binding protein, whose protein sequence is MKKVFMKSAAFLLASVMVLGGLTACGGKDPVAEGTTAANSSSAGESSDGAGNTAEGGESTFTYAIAGDPGANVNVITTSDRFGLMTIKMIYSPLYMYNADGINYFLAKSIDTSDDKLTYTMHLRDDVKWSDGEKFTADDVVFTFEAMEDEKNAGWAYSQLVFPEGAVKIEKIDDYTVALTMPFVNSAAVEMFSQIFIMPKHVYENVENFENNDVNTKPVGTGPYVMAEYSPGSYVKFTKNESYFLGAPSIDNFVYRIIENENTAMTAIQSGEVNAWIGTPAQVAQMNLEAANLTVYPYQEGRVGYMMINAARVKDENLRKAILFALDKSAIADAALLDPQYYDLPWSFMPPNSQFFTEDVEKYEQNLDKSKEFLAASGVTNPELTLAYNASDSLQSTSAIMIQEQLQKAGIKVNLTGVDSTALSQQMKQADNSYDMYFGGYIMGIDPDTFSSLFETGASYNYMHYDYPEINELFAQGRKETDEAKRKEIYTTIQQKLQDTACFYPLYSNKRLLVVSKDVSGIEDAKLVPVYTFEDTSKLQMK, encoded by the coding sequence ATGAAAAAGGTTTTTATGAAAAGTGCGGCTTTCCTGCTTGCATCTGTCATGGTGCTTGGAGGGCTGACTGCCTGCGGAGGAAAGGATCCGGTTGCAGAGGGTACTACGGCTGCCAACTCCAGTTCAGCAGGCGAATCAAGTGATGGGGCCGGTAATACGGCAGAAGGGGGTGAGAGTACATTTACCTATGCCATTGCAGGTGATCCGGGAGCCAATGTGAATGTGATCACCACAAGCGACCGTTTTGGCCTTATGACCATTAAAATGATCTATTCTCCTCTGTATATGTATAATGCCGATGGAATCAATTATTTCCTTGCAAAGAGCATAGATACTTCTGATGACAAGCTGACCTATACCATGCACTTAAGGGATGATGTAAAATGGTCGGATGGAGAGAAATTCACAGCCGATGACGTTGTCTTTACCTTTGAGGCAATGGAAGATGAGAAAAACGCAGGCTGGGCATATTCTCAGCTGGTTTTCCCTGAAGGAGCGGTAAAAATCGAAAAGATCGACGACTATACGGTAGCCCTTACCATGCCTTTTGTCAATTCCGCAGCGGTAGAGATGTTTTCCCAGATATTCATCATGCCAAAGCATGTCTATGAAAATGTGGAGAACTTTGAAAACAATGATGTGAACACCAAGCCCGTGGGAACAGGGCCTTATGTAATGGCAGAGTACTCCCCAGGCTCCTATGTGAAGTTTACTAAGAATGAAAGTTACTTCCTGGGCGCTCCGTCCATTGACAATTTCGTATACAGGATCATTGAAAATGAAAATACTGCCATGACAGCCATTCAGAGCGGGGAAGTAAATGCCTGGATCGGAACTCCGGCCCAGGTTGCGCAGATGAATCTGGAAGCAGCTAATTTAACGGTTTATCCATACCAGGAAGGCCGTGTGGGATATATGATGATCAATGCAGCCCGTGTAAAGGATGAGAACCTCAGAAAAGCGATTCTCTTTGCCCTGGATAAAAGTGCCATTGCAGATGCAGCTCTTCTGGATCCCCAGTATTATGATTTGCCATGGAGCTTCATGCCTCCCAACAGCCAGTTTTTCACCGAGGATGTGGAGAAATATGAACAGAATCTGGATAAATCCAAGGAGTTTCTTGCAGCTTCCGGCGTAACAAATCCAGAATTGACACTTGCTTATAACGCTTCTGACAGCCTTCAGTCCACTTCTGCCATCATGATACAGGAGCAGCTTCAGAAGGCAGGCATTAAGGTGAACTTAACCGGCGTGGATTCCACCGCCTTAAGCCAGCAGATGAAGCAGGCTGACAATTCTTATGATATGTACTTTGGCGGCTATATTATGGGCATTGATCCGGATACGTTTTCAAGCTTATTTGAAACAGGCGCCTCATACAATTACATGCATTATGACTATCCTGAGATCAATGAGCTTTTTGCTCAGGGCCGGAAGGAAACGGATGAGGCAAAGCGTAAAGAAATCTATACAACCATCCAGCAGAAGCTGCAGGATACCGCTTGCTTCTATCCGCTGTATTCCAATAAGCGCCTTCTTGTAGTATCCAAAGACGTATCAGGAATTGAGGATGCAAAGCTGGTTCCTGTTTATACCTTTGAAGATACTTCCAAACTGCAGATGAAATAA
- a CDS encoding amino acid ABC transporter permease: MLELFHQIFTQANVLFMLKGLRMTVMIAVFATVISMFFGTILALIRTYSTGKWKWAGGIVAAYTEFFRCTPNLLWILWIYFTVKGNKVGVSVFAISLFTSAVMAEIFRGGLNSIPKGQFEGAQSQGFSFAQTLIYIVLPQTYKKVIPALLSQVITIIKDTSFLKMVDVAEFMRNCSVVLGSIYDARGMLMLFAFEALCYFTICFALSCAVRGYQKTIVTS, from the coding sequence ATGTTAGAATTATTTCACCAGATATTTACACAGGCTAATGTATTATTCATGCTGAAAGGGTTGAGGATGACGGTGATGATCGCCGTTTTTGCCACAGTCATCAGTATGTTTTTCGGAACCATCCTGGCGCTCATCAGGACCTATTCCACCGGAAAGTGGAAATGGGCGGGAGGGATCGTGGCCGCTTATACGGAATTTTTCCGCTGTACCCCCAATCTTTTGTGGATACTTTGGATCTATTTTACTGTGAAGGGGAATAAGGTTGGAGTATCGGTATTTGCGATTTCCCTTTTTACCTCAGCAGTTATGGCTGAAATATTCCGCGGGGGCTTAAACTCCATTCCAAAGGGACAGTTTGAAGGCGCCCAGTCCCAGGGATTCAGCTTTGCACAGACTCTTATTTATATCGTGCTTCCACAGACGTATAAAAAGGTCATTCCTGCCCTGCTCAGTCAGGTAATCACCATTATTAAGGACACTTCCTTCTTAAAAATGGTGGATGTGGCGGAGTTTATGAGAAACTGCTCCGTTGTCCTTGGAAGCATTTATGATGCAAGAGGCATGCTGATGCTGTTTGCTTTCGAAGCGCTCTGCTATTTTACTATCTGCTTTGCCCTCAGCTGTGCGGTGAGGGGATATCAAAAAACAATTGTAACCAGTTAG
- a CDS encoding ABC transporter permease, with translation MKRNEKNTKKSRSVRVDSVLLSLKHDKAAVISLILLGLIILFALIAPFLPVEPNATNIASRLQPPSAGHWFGTDEVGRDYFARVIYGGRVSLLVGFLAMLTSLTIGVAVGTVSGFCGGMVDMILMRIVDVLYSIPWMILVTVVSIFLKPGLKSIILVIGFFTWMEIARLVRAETLSLKEREFILYAGFSGVGIWKIITSHIIPSVFPTIIVSATTSMANAIMTESSLSFLGVGIQQPMSSWGSLLQNAQGTMQNTFYMALIPGLLIIITIFAFNKLGNLLRVFVEPKIMNDEKE, from the coding sequence ATGAAAAGAAACGAAAAGAACACAAAGAAAAGCAGATCCGTCAGAGTGGACAGTGTATTGCTTTCATTAAAACATGATAAGGCGGCGGTCATTTCCCTGATTCTTCTGGGACTGATTATTTTATTTGCATTGATTGCACCTTTTCTTCCTGTGGAACCAAATGCAACCAATATTGCAAGCCGCCTTCAGCCGCCGTCTGCCGGGCACTGGTTCGGGACCGATGAAGTCGGAAGGGATTATTTTGCCCGGGTCATCTACGGAGGCCGGGTTTCCCTGCTGGTCGGATTCCTGGCAATGCTCACAAGCCTTACCATTGGGGTGGCAGTGGGCACTGTTTCCGGTTTCTGCGGCGGAATGGTGGACATGATACTCATGCGAATCGTGGATGTCTTGTATTCAATCCCATGGATGATCCTGGTCACTGTTGTCAGCATCTTTTTAAAGCCGGGATTAAAATCCATCATTCTGGTCATCGGCTTTTTTACCTGGATGGAGATTGCCAGGCTGGTGAGGGCTGAGACCCTTTCTCTCAAGGAAAGGGAATTTATCCTGTATGCCGGATTTTCAGGGGTGGGCATCTGGAAGATCATTACCAGCCATATCATACCTTCCGTATTTCCCACAATTATTGTGTCAGCAACCACCAGCATGGCAAATGCAATTATGACGGAGTCTTCCTTAAGCTTTCTGGGAGTGGGAATCCAGCAGCCAATGTCTTCCTGGGGAAGCCTTTTGCAAAACGCCCAGGGAACCATGCAGAACACCTTTTACATGGCACTGATCCCGGGCCTTCTGATCATAATAACGATTTTTGCTTTTAATAAACTGGGAAATCTGCTCCGGGTTTTCGTGGAACCTAAAATTATGAATGACGAGAAAGAGTAA
- a CDS encoding MgtC/SapB family protein, whose product MGQTWEMLVSLVERYDLIYQTGLFFRIVVAGFLGCLIGYERKNHYKSAGMRTHAIVAMGAALMMVVSKYGFRDVPNFDASRIASQIVSGIGFLGAGVIFVKNHSVSGLTTAAGIWATAGVGMAIGAGAYYMGCGAGFFLIFTQIILHDVPFLSREPYRSVLKITTSQYDSLIEELISDLNEEKIKVLNMKVGKAKDCAKVELDLLYPAGYGKNDLIIKWSNDKRIESISG is encoded by the coding sequence ATGGGCCAGACTTGGGAAATGCTGGTCAGCCTTGTGGAACGGTATGACCTTATTTACCAGACGGGTTTGTTTTTCAGAATTGTTGTGGCGGGATTTTTAGGGTGTCTGATCGGATATGAGAGGAAGAATCATTATAAATCAGCCGGAATGAGAACCCATGCCATTGTGGCCATGGGGGCGGCTCTTATGATGGTGGTTTCCAAATATGGATTTCGCGATGTACCGAATTTTGATGCATCCAGGATCGCTTCCCAGATCGTATCAGGAATCGGATTTCTGGGAGCAGGTGTGATTTTTGTTAAGAATCATTCGGTCAGCGGTCTGACCACTGCGGCAGGCATCTGGGCGACTGCGGGAGTGGGTATGGCCATCGGTGCAGGCGCCTATTATATGGGGTGCGGTGCAGGGTTTTTTCTTATTTTTACCCAGATCATCCTTCATGACGTCCCCTTTCTTTCCAGGGAGCCGTACCGAAGCGTTTTAAAGATCACAACCAGCCAGTATGACAGCCTTATAGAGGAGCTGATTTCTGATTTAAACGAGGAAAAGATCAAGGTTTTAAACATGAAAGTGGGGAAAGCGAAGGATTGCGCCAAGGTGGAGCTGGACCTTCTTTATCCGGCGGGATATGGGAAAAATGACTTAATCATCAAGTGGTCAAATGACAAGAGGATCGAATCCATCAGCGGTTAA
- a CDS encoding AAA family ATPase — translation MKKFTITITREFGSLGRSIAKELSRELGVEFYDRDIVEEVAKQLNLPVSTVSDEEEKSKQSFLPRMFPLGTDEAYIQDIIFDVQKGIILDLARRTSCILVGRCSDYLLEKEKNNINIFIYAPYEKRLENCVNALGMTEGEAKRMIASVDRARNAYHKKYAGYLPGDPEHKNLMIDSSLLGVTGTAKLIAQIVHQLYGE, via the coding sequence ATGAAAAAGTTTACAATTACCATTACCCGGGAATTCGGAAGCCTGGGGCGTTCCATCGCCAAAGAGCTGTCCAGAGAGCTGGGGGTGGAATTCTATGATCGTGATATTGTGGAGGAGGTTGCAAAGCAGCTGAACCTGCCGGTTTCCACGGTCAGCGATGAAGAAGAAAAATCAAAGCAGAGCTTTTTGCCCCGGATGTTTCCGTTGGGAACGGACGAGGCATATATACAGGATATTATCTTTGATGTGCAAAAGGGCATTATTCTGGATCTGGCAAGAAGGACCAGCTGCATCCTGGTAGGAAGGTGCTCCGATTACTTACTGGAAAAAGAAAAGAACAACATCAACATTTTCATCTATGCACCTTATGAAAAAAGGCTGGAAAACTGTGTGAACGCTCTTGGCATGACTGAGGGTGAGGCAAAGCGGATGATCGCGTCTGTTGACAGGGCCAGAAATGCCTATCATAAGAAATACGCCGGTTACCTTCCAGGTGATCCGGAGCATAAGAATCTGATGATCGACTCTTCCCTTCTTGGAGTCACGGGAACCGCAAAGCTGATTGCACAGATCGTGCACCAGCTGTATGGTGAATAA
- a CDS encoding ABC transporter ATP-binding protein: MEETKKNDDKILSAQNVHTTFHTHGKSVKAVRGVSFHAGHQEILAVVGESGSGKSVLMKSILGLMPENAEVNADQIMFMDKDILKLTPEQLRKMRGKEIAMIFQDPMTALNPVRTIGFHLTEVLKRHRGMDKRAAEKEAIAVLEQVGIPSPEKRLNQYPHEFSGGMRQRVLIAMALCCRPRLLIADEPTTALDVTIQAQILELLKKLQDETGMSIILITHDLGVVASLSHRILVMYGGLLMEEGLTGEIFYAPKHPYTRALLQAIPKPQAGDRKRLEPIPGMAPSLVDPPDGCPFAERCKFACEQCEKGIPKYRVYSDTQRAMCIFSAEELDARERKVE, encoded by the coding sequence TTGGAAGAGACTAAGAAAAATGATGATAAGATCCTGTCCGCCCAAAATGTCCATACCACCTTTCATACCCACGGAAAATCAGTTAAGGCTGTGAGAGGAGTGAGCTTTCACGCAGGCCATCAGGAGATCCTGGCTGTTGTGGGAGAATCAGGCAGCGGAAAAAGTGTTCTGATGAAATCCATCCTGGGCCTGATGCCGGAGAATGCAGAGGTCAATGCGGACCAAATCATGTTTATGGATAAGGATATACTTAAATTGACGCCGGAACAGCTGCGAAAGATGAGGGGAAAAGAGATCGCCATGATCTTCCAGGATCCTATGACAGCACTGAATCCTGTCAGGACCATAGGCTTTCATCTGACAGAAGTACTGAAACGCCACAGGGGAATGGATAAACGGGCGGCTGAAAAAGAGGCGATCGCTGTTTTAGAACAGGTGGGCATCCCGTCCCCTGAAAAGAGGCTGAACCAGTATCCTCACGAATTTTCCGGAGGAATGAGGCAAAGGGTACTGATTGCCATGGCCCTTTGCTGCCGGCCCAGGCTTCTGATCGCAGATGAGCCGACTACGGCACTTGATGTGACCATTCAGGCCCAGATCCTGGAGCTTTTGAAAAAGCTGCAGGATGAGACGGGAATGAGTATCATACTCATCACTCATGATCTGGGAGTCGTGGCTAGTTTAAGCCACCGGATCCTGGTTATGTACGGCGGGCTTCTGATGGAAGAGGGGCTGACCGGAGAAATCTTTTACGCACCAAAGCATCCCTATACCAGGGCGCTTCTCCAGGCGATCCCCAAACCCCAGGCAGGTGACAGGAAACGGCTGGAGCCCATTCCGGGAATGGCCCCGTCCCTGGTAGATCCGCCGGATGGATGTCCTTTTGCAGAACGGTGTAAATTTGCCTGTGAACAATGTGAGAAGGGGATTCCAAAGTACCGGGTATACTCGGACACCCAGAGGGCCATGTGCATCTTTTCGGCAGAAGAGCTTGATGCCAGGGAAAGGAAGGTGGAGTGA
- a CDS encoding transporter substrate-binding domain-containing protein — protein sequence MMKKMLSLALAFATVASLTACGGGTTETTTAAPAETTAEGTTAAGSTEAAGGNVTADVQKIIDRGVLKVGCKADIPKFSLQNTATGEYEGFEDDLAYEIAGSIFGCTADEAKEKKLVEFQGVTAKTRGPLLENGEIDLVIATFTITPERKETYNFSTPYYTDAVGLLVNKDSGISSIEDLDGKIIGVAQSSTTKDGFKKYVDEKGLKVNPQFQEFDGYPALAQALATKQIDCFSVDRAILAGYVNDGNQILQDRFAEQDYGVAAAKENEGLAALVDEKITTMLSDGSLMALQDQWGLQ from the coding sequence ATGATGAAGAAAATGTTATCACTGGCACTGGCTTTTGCAACTGTGGCATCCTTAACCGCATGCGGCGGAGGGACCACGGAAACCACGACGGCGGCCCCGGCAGAGACAACGGCTGAAGGAACTACGGCAGCTGGTTCTACAGAGGCAGCAGGCGGAAACGTAACCGCAGACGTACAGAAAATTATTGACCGCGGAGTTTTAAAGGTTGGCTGTAAGGCTGATATTCCAAAGTTCAGCTTACAGAATACGGCAACCGGAGAATACGAAGGCTTTGAGGATGACCTGGCTTATGAGATCGCCGGCTCCATTTTCGGCTGTACCGCAGATGAGGCAAAGGAAAAGAAGCTGGTGGAATTCCAGGGTGTAACCGCTAAGACAAGAGGACCTCTCTTAGAGAACGGAGAGATCGATCTGGTTATTGCTACCTTTACCATTACACCGGAAAGAAAAGAGACTTATAACTTCTCTACTCCATATTATACCGATGCAGTAGGACTTCTGGTTAATAAAGATTCCGGAATCAGCTCCATCGAAGATCTGGATGGAAAGATTATCGGCGTAGCCCAGTCTTCTACAACAAAGGACGGCTTTAAGAAATATGTTGATGAAAAAGGATTGAAAGTAAACCCACAGTTCCAGGAGTTTGACGGTTATCCCGCACTGGCTCAGGCGCTGGCAACCAAGCAGATCGACTGCTTCTCCGTAGACCGTGCTATTTTAGCAGGTTATGTAAATGACGGAAATCAGATCTTACAGGACCGTTTTGCAGAGCAGGATTACGGCGTAGCGGCTGCAAAGGAGAACGAAGGCCTTGCTGCCCTTGTTGATGAAAAGATTACTACCATGCTTTCCGACGGTTCCCTTATGGCTCTTCAGGACCAGTGGGGATTGCAGTAA
- a CDS encoding ABC transporter ATP-binding protein: MENRNQEILLEAREVCKYFPAKDFFGRKKAEVKAVDGVNLTIRKGETFGLVGESGCGKSTLGRTLIRMYDPTSGTILFKGQDITGVKGKKLLPIHRQMQIIFQDPYSALDPHHNVREIIGESMTAVSGMAASEMDGRIEEMLKKVGMKSDDMYKYAYEFSGGQRQRIGIARALAVEPEFLLCDEPISALDVSIQAQVVNMLEDLQEEMGLTYLFVAHDLSMVRHISTRIGVMYLGRLVEIADSDELYENPLHPYTKALLSAIPVADPELSAKSKRQMLHGELPSPMHVPSGCHFHTRCMYAQEECSSKVPEMEEVSPGHFVACSCLPLIG, from the coding sequence ATGGAGAACAGGAACCAGGAAATCCTGCTGGAAGCCAGGGAGGTCTGTAAATATTTTCCTGCCAAGGACTTTTTCGGCCGGAAAAAGGCAGAAGTAAAGGCAGTGGACGGGGTGAACCTTACCATCCGGAAGGGAGAGACTTTTGGGCTGGTAGGGGAATCCGGCTGCGGAAAATCCACTTTAGGGCGGACCTTAATCCGCATGTACGATCCCACCAGCGGGACCATTCTGTTTAAGGGTCAGGACATCACCGGAGTAAAGGGGAAAAAATTGCTCCCCATCCACCGTCAGATGCAGATCATTTTCCAGGATCCCTATTCTGCTCTGGATCCCCACCACAATGTGCGGGAAATCATTGGGGAGTCCATGACGGCAGTGTCCGGCATGGCGGCCAGTGAAATGGACGGCAGGATCGAAGAGATGCTTAAAAAGGTGGGAATGAAGTCAGATGATATGTACAAGTACGCCTATGAGTTTTCCGGAGGACAGCGCCAGAGGATCGGAATTGCCAGGGCATTGGCAGTGGAACCGGAATTTTTGCTCTGTGACGAGCCTATTTCAGCCCTGGATGTTTCCATTCAGGCCCAGGTAGTAAACATGCTGGAGGACTTGCAGGAGGAAATGGGACTTACCTACTTGTTTGTGGCTCATGATTTATCCATGGTGCGGCATATTTCCACCAGGATCGGCGTTATGTATCTTGGCAGGCTGGTGGAGATCGCAGACAGCGATGAACTGTATGAAAATCCCCTTCATCCTTATACAAAAGCGCTGCTTTCCGCCATCCCTGTGGCTGATCCGGAGCTTTCCGCAAAGTCAAAGCGGCAGATGCTTCATGGAGAGCTTCCAAGCCCCATGCATGTGCCCTCAGGCTGTCATTTTCACACCAGATGCATGTATGCCCAGGAAGAGTGCAGCAGCAAGGTTCCGGAGATGGAAGAGGTCTCTCCCGGACATTTTGTAGCCTGCTCCTGCCTGCCTCTCATAGGGTAA
- a CDS encoding amino acid ABC transporter ATP-binding protein has translation MPDMVKVENLKKNFGDLEVLKDISLTVKEGEKLVIIGPSGSGKSTFIRCINYLEEPTSGKIIVAGTEVTKKNHLEMAKKYSSMVFQQFNLYPHLTVLENLTLAPIKLQHVPKEEAKKNAIKCLERVGLKEKAGNYPIQLSGGQQQRVAIARALCTKQPLILFDEPTSALDPEMVQEVLNVMVELAHENITMICVTHEMGFARQVADRVIFMDGGYILEEGTPEHFFECPEHERTKAFLSKILH, from the coding sequence ATGCCAGATATGGTGAAAGTTGAGAACTTAAAAAAGAACTTCGGAGATTTAGAGGTTTTAAAGGATATAAGCCTGACGGTAAAGGAGGGCGAGAAACTGGTAATCATCGGACCCTCCGGCTCAGGAAAGTCCACTTTTATCCGCTGCATCAACTACCTTGAGGAACCCACCAGCGGAAAAATAATCGTGGCAGGAACGGAAGTGACCAAAAAGAACCATTTGGAAATGGCTAAAAAATATTCTTCCATGGTTTTTCAGCAGTTTAATTTGTATCCCCATCTCACTGTCTTAGAAAATCTCACTCTTGCACCAATCAAGCTGCAGCATGTTCCCAAGGAAGAGGCAAAGAAAAACGCCATTAAATGTCTGGAACGGGTAGGCTTAAAGGAAAAAGCGGGGAATTATCCGATCCAGCTTTCCGGCGGGCAGCAGCAGAGGGTGGCCATAGCCAGGGCTTTATGCACCAAACAGCCCCTGATACTCTTTGACGAACCGACCTCAGCACTGGATCCTGAAATGGTTCAGGAGGTTTTAAATGTTATGGTGGAGCTGGCTCATGAAAATATCACCATGATCTGTGTGACTCATGAAATGGGTTTTGCCCGCCAGGTGGCAGACCGGGTGATCTTCATGGATGGAGGGTACATTCTGGAAGAAGGAACACCGGAACACTTTTTCGAATGTCCGGAGCATGAGCGGACCAAAGCGTTTCTAAGCAAAATCCTTCATTAG
- a CDS encoding ABC transporter permease, which translates to MAKYIVRRILTAVPMILLITILCFALMHFAPYDAIDAMTTPRMSQETIELIKAKYGYDKPLFIQYFSWLNGILNGNFGYSIVTKQSIAGDLAVRIPNTIKLVLPAYAVAYILAIILGLLAGSHKNKAADKVIDGISSIAIAVPSFWFSMLLIFILGYKLKLLPIVGMHSVGKEASVVDFLRHYIMPFTTLVFSFLPANLKFVRSSTVTQFSEDYVLVQRAFGASKGEIMFKHVCKNVLLPIITRLGLALQLLVTGAIITETVFGWPGIGPYFIKAIQGMDYPIVMIILVLSSTLVILGNLLSDILYCITDPRIREMG; encoded by the coding sequence ATGGCGAAATATATAGTAAGACGAATATTGACAGCCGTACCCATGATCCTTCTGATCACAATTCTATGTTTTGCTTTGATGCATTTTGCACCCTATGATGCCATTGACGCAATGACAACACCAAGGATGTCACAGGAAACAATTGAATTGATTAAGGCAAAATATGGGTATGACAAGCCTCTGTTTATCCAGTATTTCAGCTGGCTGAACGGAATATTAAACGGCAATTTCGGATATTCCATCGTGACCAAGCAAAGCATTGCAGGAGACCTTGCGGTGAGAATCCCCAACACCATAAAGCTGGTGCTTCCGGCTTATGCTGTCGCTTATATCCTGGCAATCATCCTTGGACTTTTGGCAGGCTCCCACAAGAACAAGGCAGCAGACAAGGTGATTGACGGGATCTCTTCCATTGCGATCGCCGTTCCTTCCTTCTGGTTTTCCATGCTTTTGATTTTTATCCTTGGGTATAAGCTGAAGCTTCTTCCTATTGTGGGCATGCACTCCGTAGGAAAGGAAGCTTCCGTGGTTGACTTTTTAAGGCATTATATCATGCCTTTTACCACCCTTGTCTTTTCTTTTTTGCCGGCTAATTTAAAATTTGTCCGTTCCTCCACTGTCACTCAGTTTTCTGAAGACTATGTGCTGGTTCAGCGGGCCTTTGGAGCTTCTAAAGGGGAAATCATGTTCAAGCATGTCTGTAAGAATGTTCTGCTTCCCATTATTACAAGGCTTGGGCTGGCACTTCAGCTGCTGGTGACTGGGGCTATCATAACTGAGACCGTATTTGGCTGGCCTGGGATAGGACCTTATTTTATCAAGGCGATTCAGGGCATGGATTACCCCATTGTCATGATCATTCTGGTACTGTCCTCAACCCTTGTAATTCTTGGAAACCTGCTGTCGGATATCCTTTATTGCATTACGGATCCACGCATCAGGGAAATGGGGTGA
- a CDS encoding 5-deoxy-glucuronate isomerase: MSEIFSYPEFDPKGVKTLTKAGDGENDMLMDIAVYQMKAGEELSFSSRSDEMAVLLLTGEIRFSWEEREEWGKRSSLMEEGPYCLHVSKGVSVNVKAKEDSQVLVQSTKNDRTFDSVFYRPEDCTNDIFGEGLWENKMKRTVRTIFDYGNAPYSNMVNGEVINHQGGWSSYTPHDHPQPEVYYYRFERPEGFGACFIGEEAFKIKDGSCAAIPGGRTHPQVTAPGFPMYYCWMIRHLPGNPWTTRTDDPRYNWIKEVK; the protein is encoded by the coding sequence ATGAGCGAAATATTCAGTTATCCGGAGTTTGATCCCAAAGGAGTAAAGACCCTGACAAAAGCGGGGGATGGGGAAAATGATATGTTGATGGACATTGCCGTTTACCAGATGAAGGCAGGGGAGGAACTTTCCTTCTCCAGCCGGTCGGATGAGATGGCAGTCCTTCTCCTCACCGGAGAGATCCGGTTTTCCTGGGAAGAAAGGGAGGAATGGGGAAAACGAAGCAGCCTGATGGAGGAAGGGCCGTACTGCCTTCACGTTTCAAAGGGAGTTTCGGTGAACGTGAAGGCAAAGGAAGACAGTCAGGTGCTGGTTCAGTCCACGAAAAATGACAGGACGTTTGACAGCGTTTTCTACAGGCCGGAGGACTGCACCAATGATATTTTTGGGGAAGGGCTTTGGGAAAACAAGATGAAGCGGACCGTCCGCACCATCTTTGACTATGGAAACGCTCCTTATTCCAATATGGTAAACGGAGAAGTCATCAATCACCAGGGCGGCTGGTCCAGCTACACCCCTCATGATCATCCTCAGCCTGAGGTCTATTATTACCGCTTTGAGCGGCCTGAGGGCTTTGGGGCCTGCTTTATTGGGGAAGAGGCCTTTAAAATCAAGGATGGAAGCTGTGCTGCCATTCCCGGCGGCAGGACCCACCCCCAGGTGACAGCACCTGGATTTCCCATGTACTACTGCTGGATGATCCGCCACCTTCCGGGCAATCCCTGGACCACACGGACGGATGATCCCAGATATAACTGGATCAAGGAAGTAAAATAA